The following proteins are co-located in the Lepisosteus oculatus isolate fLepOcu1 chromosome 9, fLepOcu1.hap2, whole genome shotgun sequence genome:
- the LOC107078490 gene encoding uncharacterized protein isoform X2, translating to MEGKFNKKSISTTGANTEHWGRDVSVREEGIRIVTHRERKKTQTWAEDEKFLADMEQLLEEADALVKREQRAADARDGIALRSKRTAAQRKRENEEFLKELDQLLDELDEDPWDEGGSPSKDGSRAAPQMKETAMTDDTDDTNDTDQDLEKLMDEIERTYGQPAPLSEPDSNDHENRKQEYPSNCSRPESKGNSTEADHIGEDDTEGLVSAEA from the exons ATGGAGGGGAAGTTcaacaaaaaatcaatttcaactACTGGG GCTAACACTGAACACTGGGGTAGAGACGttagtgtgagagaggaagggaTCAGGATTGTTACCCACCGAGAGAGGAAAAAGACACAGACCTGGGCAGAGGATGAGAAATTCCTTGCGGATATGGAGCAGCTATTGGAAGAG GCAGATGCTTTAGTGAAAAGAGAGCAGAGGGCCGCAGATGCCAGAGATGGTATTGCCCTGCGCAGCAAAAGGACAGCAgcacagagaaagagagagaacgAGGAATTCCTCAAAGAGCTGGATCAGCTGCTGGATGAG CTTGATGAAGACCCCTGGGATGAAGGTGGCAGCCCCAGCAAGGATGGAAGTAGGGCTGCTCCTCAGATGAAGGAAACCGCAATGACAGATGACACAGATGACACAAATGACACAGACCAAGACCTTGAGAAGCTAATGGACGAAATTGAGAGGACTTATGGCCAACCTGCCCCGCTGTCCGAACCTGACAGCAATGACCATGAGAACAGAAAGCAAGAATATCCAAGCAACTGCTCTAGACCAGAAAGCAAGGGCAACAGCACTGAGGCTGACCACATAGGAGAGGATGACACTGAAGGACTGGTCAGTGCTGAAGCTTAG
- the LOC107078490 gene encoding uncharacterized protein isoform X1, giving the protein MEGKFNKKSISTTGLEVSFLTVQANTEHWGRDVSVREEGIRIVTHRERKKTQTWAEDEKFLADMEQLLEEADALVKREQRAADARDGIALRSKRTAAQRKRENEEFLKELDQLLDELDEDPWDEGGSPSKDGSRAAPQMKETAMTDDTDDTNDTDQDLEKLMDEIERTYGQPAPLSEPDSNDHENRKQEYPSNCSRPESKGNSTEADHIGEDDTEGLVSAEA; this is encoded by the exons ATGGAGGGGAAGTTcaacaaaaaatcaatttcaactACTGGG TTAGAAGTGAGTTTTCTTACTGTCCAGGCTAACACTGAACACTGGGGTAGAGACGttagtgtgagagaggaagggaTCAGGATTGTTACCCACCGAGAGAGGAAAAAGACACAGACCTGGGCAGAGGATGAGAAATTCCTTGCGGATATGGAGCAGCTATTGGAAGAG GCAGATGCTTTAGTGAAAAGAGAGCAGAGGGCCGCAGATGCCAGAGATGGTATTGCCCTGCGCAGCAAAAGGACAGCAgcacagagaaagagagagaacgAGGAATTCCTCAAAGAGCTGGATCAGCTGCTGGATGAG CTTGATGAAGACCCCTGGGATGAAGGTGGCAGCCCCAGCAAGGATGGAAGTAGGGCTGCTCCTCAGATGAAGGAAACCGCAATGACAGATGACACAGATGACACAAATGACACAGACCAAGACCTTGAGAAGCTAATGGACGAAATTGAGAGGACTTATGGCCAACCTGCCCCGCTGTCCGAACCTGACAGCAATGACCATGAGAACAGAAAGCAAGAATATCCAAGCAACTGCTCTAGACCAGAAAGCAAGGGCAACAGCACTGAGGCTGACCACATAGGAGAGGATGACACTGAAGGACTGGTCAGTGCTGAAGCTTAG
- the LOC102697170 gene encoding histone H3.3A — protein sequence MARTKQTARKSTGGKAPRKQLATKAARKSAPSTGGVKKPHRYRPGTVALREIRRYQKSTELLIRKLPFQRLVREIAQDFKTDLRFQSAAIGALQEASEAYLVGLFEDTNLCAIHAKRVTIMPKDIQLARRIRGERA from the exons ATGGCCCGTACTAAGCAGACCGCCCGTAAATCCACCGGAGGGAAGGCGCCGAGGAAACAGTTGGCCACCAAGGCCGCTAGGAAGAGTGCGCCCTCTACTGGCGGAGTGAAGAAACCCCATCGTTACAG GCCAGGAACCGTGGCTCTGAGAGAGATCCGCCGTTACCAGAAATCCACTGAGCTGCTGATCCGCAAACTGCCTTTCCAGCGTCTGGTGAGAGAAATTGCTCAGGACTTCAAGACTGACCTGCGCTTCCAAAGTGCTGCCATTGGTGCCCTGCAG GAGGCCAGTGAGGCATACCTGGTGGGTCTGTTTGAGGATACCAACCTGTGTGCCATCCATGCCAAGAGGGTCACCATCATGCCCAAAGACATCCAGCTGGCCCGCAGGATAAGGGGCGAGAGGGCTTAG